In one window of Bos taurus isolate L1 Dominette 01449 registration number 42190680 breed Hereford chromosome 15, ARS-UCD2.0, whole genome shotgun sequence DNA:
- the OR51F2 gene encoding olfactory receptor 51F2, whose product MWVLNNTSAQPLTFLLTGIPGLRAAKIWVSIPVCLLYAGALSGNSVILFVVLREQSLHEPMYYFLSMLSATDLSLSLCTLSTTLGVFWFEAREINLNACVAQMFFLHGFTFMESGVLLAMAFDRFVAICDPLRYTTILTNARIAQIGMSMLTRNVAVMLPVVLFVKRLSFCSSMVLSHSYCYHVDLIQLSCTDNRINSILGLFALFSTTGFDCPCILLSYVLIIRSVLSITSIEGRQKAFNTCISHISAVAIFYIPLISLSLVHRYGHSAPPFVHTIMANIFLLIPPVLNPIIYSVKTKQIQKAVIKVLIQKRLQI is encoded by the coding sequence ATGTGGGTCCTCAACAATACCAGTGCTCAGcctctgaccttcctcttgacGGGTATTCCAGGCCTGAGAGCGGCCAAGATCTGGGTCTCCATCCCTGTTTGCCTCCTGTATGCCGGCGCCCTCTCTGGGAACAGTGTGATCCTGTTTGTGGTCCTCCGTGAACAGAGCCTTCATGAGCCCATGTATTATTTCCTCTCTATGCTTTCAGCCACAGACCTGAGCTTATCCCTGTGCACACTTTCCACTACCCTTGGTGTCTTCTGGTTTGAAGCCCGAGAGATCAACTTAAATGCCTGTGTTGCTCAGATGTTCTTTCTCCATGGATTTACTTTCATGGAGTCTGGGGTTTTGCTGGCCATGGCCTTTGACCGTTTTGTGGCCATCTGTGATCCACTGAGATACACCACCATCCTCACCAATGCCAGGATCGCCCAGATTGGGATGAGCATGTTGACAAGAAATGTTGCTGTGATGTTGCCAGTTGTGCTTTTTGTCAAGAGGCTGTCCTTCTGCAGTTCTATGGTCCTCTCACATTCTTACTGCTACCATGTTGATCTCATTCAACTCTCATGCACAGACAACAGAATCAACAGCATCCTTGGTCTGTTTGCACTCTTCTCCACGACAGGGTTTGACTGTCCTTGTATCTTGCTCTCCTATGTCCTGATCATCCGATCTGTCCTCAGCATCACCTCCATAGAGGGCAGGCAGAAAGCCTTCAACACCTGCATTTCCCACATCAGTGCTGTTGCCATCTTCTACATCCCTCTCATCAGCCTGTCTCTTGTCCATCGCTATGGCCATTCAGCACCTCCCTTTGTCCACACCATCATGGCCAATATCTTCCTGCTTATTCCTCCTGTACTCAACCCTATCATCTACAGTGTGAAGACTAAGCAGATTCAAAAGGCTGTTATCAAGGTCTTAATTCAGAAGCGACTCCAAATCTAA